The Rhodothermales bacterium genome contains the following window.
TGGGTGAGATCCAGGGTGTACATGCCCCTTCCATGCGTACCCGCAATCAGGCGACGCCCGGGGCCGTCCGCCTTGAGATCCGTGATGGTGACGGCCGGCAGATCGCCGTCGAGCGGGCTCCAGGAGCGCCCATCGTCCGCGCTGTAGAACATGCCGATATCGGTGCCCACGAAGACGCGGTCGGTGAAAACCGGATCCACAGCGATCGCATTCACGGGGGCGTCGGGCAGGCCGACTGAAATGTCCTCCCAATCCGTGCCGAGGTTGCGGGTCCGGAAGACGTGAGGCGTGGGATCGCGCCACTTGAGGCCGGAGTACGTCACATACGCGGTGGCCACATCGTCCGGAGCCGGATACACCCGCGTGACCCAGCGATAAGGCAGGCCCTCGGACACACGATTCCAGTTTGTGCCGTAGTCCCAGGTCACCCAGACGTTACCGTCGTCGGTGCCTGCCCAAATGACCCGGCTGTCGAGCGGTGAGACGGCAATCGTCGTCACCGTGCCGAGCTTGGCCACCTCCGTGCCGTTGGTCAGGTCGGGGCTCACGGCCTGCCAGTCTGTCGAGACCGCGTCCTCGGTGCGCCAGATCCGGTACGTGCCGTAGTACAGGATCTCGGAGTCGAACGGATCCATGGCGAGCGGCGTGCCGAAGTTGCGCCTCTCTTCGGAAGGAATGCCTGTGCCCACGGCGATGGGAAACGGGAACGGGTTGTTGCCGAACAGACCGTCTACACGGACCATGTTTCCGTTCTGTGACTCCGCGTAGATGCGGGTCGCGTCGTCAGGAATGGGAAGCACGTAGAATCCGTCGCCTCCGAAGGCCTGGCGCCAGTCATTCGTGGCTCCGGTGCGGGTCCAGACCGTGCCGTTGTCCTGGGTGCCGCCGAACAGCCGTTCGGGGCGTACCGGGTCGAAGGCAATCTCGTAGAACTGCGTAATTGGCAGTGGGCTCAGTCGCTCCCAGGAGCCACCCCGGTCGATGGAAATGGCGACGCCCCCATCGTTCCCTTCAAAGACCGCGTTCGGATTGACCGGGTGGAAGGTCATGGCATGATGGTCCACGTGGGTGCCCGATCGGCGCGTCCAGGTCACGCCCCCGTCTTCAGATCGGAAGATGGAAGCATCCAGCACCCAGACCCGAGCGGGATCCTCTGGATCGACGCGGACCTGGCCGAAAAACCACGAGAATCTGTAATCGCTTGGCCCCAGGTTGTCCAGGATATTCCCGTTGTCTGCCACCGACCAGGAGTCGCCTCCGTCCGTCGAGACGTACAGCCCCAGGTAGCCGCTTCCGCTCGTGTAGTACGCGTACATCACGTCGGGGAAGGAGGGGGAGATGGTCAGGCCGATGCGGCCGATGCGCACCCGGTCGTTGTCGTCGATGTGATCGTCGGGATCGGGAAGGCCTCGGTCCGGGCCGAGCGGTTCCCAGTTGAGGCCGCCGTCCGTCGAGCGCCAGACACCGCTGGATCGCCCGTAGAGGTAGGAGCCTGTGACCCGGCGAACGCGTTGCCAGCTGGTAGCGAACAGCACATCAGGATTGTCCGGGCGCATCACGAGGTCCACGACTCCGGTGGAATCGTTGACGAACAGCGGCTTGCTCCACGTGGCACCGCCGTCCTCGGTCAGATAGACTCCCCGGTGTTCGTCCGGAGAAAAGTAACTACCTGTTCCGGCCACCCAGACCCGGTTGAAGTCCTCGGGGTGCACGATCACCCTTCCGATGCTCACCGTTTCGGCAAGGCCTGTATACGACCAGCTTTCGCCGCCGTCGGTGGACCGAAAAAGGCCACCACCGGCGTAATTGTTGTGTCCGCCGTTGGCTTCACCCGTGCCGACATACATGATCGCCGGGTCGCTGGGAGCGATTGCGATGTCGCCGATGCTCAGGAATGGCTGGTCGTCAAGGATCGGAGTCCAGCTCGCCCCGAGATCGTCCGACCTGAACACGCCGCCGGTTGCCGCGCCGGCGAACAGCCGGTTGGGGTTCTCTGGGTGGATTTCCAGGTCGGAGATGCGGCCTCCTACGTTGCCGGGACCCGCGAACTCCCAGACGGCCTCGGCCGCATGTTTGGATGCGGCCGGCATGGCCCGCTTGGCGGCCAGGGCGTCCTGATACGCAAGCGGGTCCGCCTCAAAGTGAGGAAATGTGCGCTGCAACCAGGCCCGCTCGTCCGGCACCCTCTCCGGTGGCGGCTCGGGGTGCCCGCAGGCGGCGAGCGTAACGAGGAGTGGGAGGGCTAGAAACGGGCGCATGGCGACGGGGCGAAAGCGAAAGATCGCACCGACGTGCGTCCCGCGCGTTCCCGAGCACGTCACCGGTTTCGATGGGCGGACCGGCCGGTTGCGGATTCCCGCGAACGGGGGGACGCACCGCGGTCGCGAGGTCCGCCGCTCCGGCCCGGATTCAGCGGACGGTGATCGTGATCTCGTCTTCCATGCCTTCCAGCGCAATGTGCGCACCGTCAGCGAGCTGCAGGCGCAGCACATGCTCACCCGGAGGCAGGTCGAGCGTAGTGGACGAGGAGCCGTCTCCGTAATGAATGTGCGTGGAGTCCGCAGGAATGACGGAGCCCGGCGCGAGGAATGGCTCGTTCACCAAAATGTGGAAGTGGCCTGAGTTCTCCGTAAACGTTCCGGCCGGCACCACGTCGATGCCCTCAGCCGCCATTTCCACAGAAATGGGTGATTCGAGCTCGGCGCCATCGGCAGGGGAAGCAAAGAACACTCGGGCTGAAGGCTCGGCGGCTTCCGGCTCGGCCTGGGGTTGATCAGAGGTGCATGCCGCCACAAGCAGCAGGAGAGGGAGGTACCGGGCCATGATGCGTCATTGTTGGGTGGGCTGACGGAATCTCGCATTCCGTAATGGTTGTTTCAACAGGCATTGTGCGAGGAATGGTAGTAGCTTTCGGTCGTGAAACAGGTCGAACTCTCCGCGACCGGGCTGGCAAAACGCTTTGGAGCCCGCATTGTCTTTCGGGACATCAGTCTCTCCGTCGCGGGCGGTCAGGCACTGGCAATCACCGGTCACAACGGCTCCGGCAAATCGACCTTGGTCCGGATTCTTGCGGGCGTCTTGCGGCCGACCCGGGGAGAGGTCACCCTGTCCGTCGGTGGGGCCTCCGTGAACCCCTCGGACCGCCCGTTCCGTTGCGGGCTCGCAGCGCCGTACGTGAACCTGTACGACCACTTCAGTGCGGCGGAGAATCTGCGGTTCATCGCGAGGGCCCGCGAGCTGGAGGGGGCTGAAGAGCGCATCGCCCGGGGACTGGAGATGGTCGGGCTGGCGGGGCGGGAGGACGATCTGCTCCGCTCCTACTCGTCGGGCATGCGTCAGCGGGCCCGGCTGGCCGCTGCCGTGCTGCATGATCCCGAGGTATTGCTGCTGGATGAGCCGGGCTCCAACCTGGACGATGCGGGGCGTGGTGTGGTGAGGCGTCTGATTCGGGAATCGCTGGACGCCGGACGCGTGGTGCTGGTGGCCACGAACGATGCGGCCGAGGCGGATCTGTGCGGGTCCCGGGTGACTGTGGGGTAGTGGGGCGGTTGGTGCCCCCCGGGCGGGATCTGGCTCCGGAGGGGTTCGGCGCCGGCGCCTCGGCGGGCTCCGGCTATGGCGCCTCGGCGGGCTCCGGCTATGGCGCCTCGGCGGGCTCCGGCTATGGCGCCTCGGCGGGCTCCGGCTATGGCGCCTCGGCGGGCTCCGGCTATGGCGCCTCGGCGGGCTCCGGCCCCAGCGCCTCGGCCTGGCTCATGCCCCAGTGCCCCCACAAGTAGGATCTCCGAGCCGGATTCCACAAAAAGGCCGTTTTCGGCGGCCCACAGGTCGAATATCGAGGCATGATTCCACGTTAGGGGCGCTTCCGGCGGCCCCCCAAGATGGAATATCGGAGCCGAATTCCACGTTCGGTGCGGCCCCAGACGGCCGCATGTGATCGCCCAGGCGACGCGGCGGGACTCCCGGGCTCCCGGCCGCGCTCCCGCGCTCCCCAAGCGGCGCCCCGGCACGCTCCCTGACTCCCGGGGCTCACACCTCACGCCCCACTAGTAGGATCTCGGGGCCTGATTCCACAAAAAGGCCGTTTCCGGCGGTCCCCAAGTCGAATATCGAGGCATGATTCCACGTTAGGGCCGTTTCCGGCAGCCCCCAAAGATGGAATATCGGGGCCGAATTCCACGTAGGGTGCAGCCCCAGACGGCCGCATGTGATCGCCCAGGGCACCCCGGCCGCCCTCCCGGCCGCGCCCCGACCCCACTCACGGACACCCCGGCCGCCTGGACGCCGCCACCACCAGTCCTCGAACCTCACACGCCCCGGCGGCCACCAGGGCCGCGGCGGCCGTTCGAAGCGTAGATCCGGTCGTGAGCACATCATCGACCAGCAAGACCCGGCAACCCTCAACCGACTCACGGGCCCGAAATGTCCCGGCCTCCAGGTCGCGCCGCCCAGCAGCCGACTTCCGAGTCTGCGAGCCCGAGGGACGAGTGCGGGTGAGTACATCGCGCATGGGCAGGGCCAGGGCCCGGGACACCCCTGTGCCAATCAGCGCGGCCTGATTGAACCCCCGCTCCCTCAGGCGCACTCGGTGAAGCGGAAGGGGAACGATCAGATCGGCCGCCGGGCGGATCGTTTCGCGAACGCTCTCTTCACCCAGCCACGAGGCCAGATCCGGATTGAACCGATACTTGACCCCGTGAACGAGACGGCGCACCGGCGAATCCGGTTCGGTGTACCAGGCCGCCTGCACCCCGACGAGGCCGGGCTCGAAGAGGTCGGCCCGCCCGGCCACGGCCAAAGGGTCCGCAACCGGCAGGGACAGCCGACAGCCACTGCAGAGCCACGGGGTGAGATCGGGCCGCTCCCCGCACCCGAGGCAGCGGTCCGGGAACAGCAGTGCGTTCAAATCACGGGCCGCCCGCGAGAGGAGCGCCTTCGGAGAATCGTTGAAATGCCGACTCATTGCCGAACGCACCCCATCCCGTCCGGCGGCGGCCCTCAAAAACCCCGTATACTTCCGAACCGAGCGCACTGAAATTCTATGGCGACGCGCAAACGCAAGGGCATGTGGATCAAGAACAGTTCCACCAAGCCCGTAGCAATAGAGATGGCAACCCGGAAAGTGTCACTTTCTCCGGGTCAGAAACTCCTGATTTCCGCCGAGGAGGTCCGCGACACCACCTTGCGGGCCAACCTGCAGGTGCGGGCCATTTCCATTGTCCGACCGTCCTCCGACGAGGAGGAGGAGGCACTGCAACGCTACCTGGCGGGTGATGGCCCGGAAGTGGCTGCACCTGAAGAAGACGTCCCCGACCCCGAGGAGCTCTAGCTACTGTGAAGATCCTTGCGCTGGAGCCGTGGTACGGCGGCTCACACAAGAACTTTCTGGATCACCTGGTCCGGCACTCCAGCCATGAGTTCCAGACCGTCACCATGGCGGCGCGTTTCTGGAAGTGGCGCATGCATGGAGGCGCAGTCACCATGGCTCGGAAAGCGGGGCTTCTGTACGATGGCGCCGAGAAGCCCGACCTCATTTTTGCGTCCAGCATGGTGAACGTGCCCGCGTTCATGGCGCTGGCGCGGGCGCGATTCGGCGAGGTGCCCGTGCTGCTTTACATGCACGAGAACCAGCTGACGTATCCGCTGCCGGAGGGCCAGGACCGCGACCATACCTACGGGTATATCAACTACCTGTCCTGCCTGGCCGCGGACCGCATCGTCTTCAACTCGCAGTATCACTACGACGAGTTCATGGAGGCCCTGCCGGTGCTGCTGCGCATGTTTCCCGACTACACGCATCTGCACACGGTGCAGCAGATCCGGGAAAAGTGCAGCGTGCTGCACCTCGGGATGGATCTCGAGGGTCACGATCAATACCAAAGCGCCTACTCCGCGCACCCCTGGGGCCCCGGCATGCGGCCGCCAATTGTGCTGTGGAACCAGCGCTGGGAGCACGACAAGAATCCCGAGGCGTTCTTCCGTCTCATGAACCGGCTGGATGACGCCGGTCACACATTCCGGCTGATCCTTGCCGGAGAACGGTTCAACGAGCAACCCGTGGAGTTCGAGCGGGCCTTTGAGCGCTATGCCGAGCGCATCCTCCACTATGGCTACGCGGAGGACTTCGACGAATACAGTAAACTTCTCCACCGTGCCGATCTCGTGGTGTCGACAGCCATCCATGAGTTCTTCGGCATCTCCATCATGGAGGCCATTTATTGCGGATGCCATCCCCTGCTTCCGAACAAACTGTCCTATCCGGAGCTGATTCCGGAGTCGCTTCACAGTCCGCTGCTTCACGCACCGGTGCTTTACAACGACGAAGAGGAGCTGTTTGCCATCATGAGTCGCATCCTGAAAGGCGAGGAGCGACCCCTGCCCGTATCGACACTGCGCCGGGTGCCGGAGCACCTGGAGTGGAGTCGACACGTGAAGCGCTACGACGAACTGTTCGGGTCCGTGGTGCAGGAGGCCGTCGCTTGACGCGGCTCCTGGCGCTCGTGGCGCTGCTGCTGCCGGTCTGGTCGGCGCTTGGTCAGAGCTTTACGGAACAGACGTTTCTGCTGGACACACGGGTGAGCCTTGTGGCACGCACGGTGCAAGGCGGCTCGATCGTCGACTACAACGGAGACGGGCTGATGGACGTCTACCGGGAAGGGCTGCTGCAGACGCAGCGTCCCTGGGGGCGCTTTGAGAACCTGGTGGGCCCATCCGGCATCAGCGACCTCGCCATACGCACCGAAGGCGGCATCTGGGCCGACTACAACCTGGACGGCCACACGGATCTGCTACTGATCAACGCGGCCGGGTCCCCCAGCCTCTATCGCAACCTCGGTCGATGGTTCTTCGCGCGCACGGACCGATTCAAGGGCCTCGATGAGATCGGGGCCTATCGGGGAGCGGTCTGGATGTCTGCCGACAATGACGGCGAGCCGGATCTGGCATTCACCGGCGAGCGATCGACTCGGGTGATGCTCAACAATCTGGCAGCTCCGTTTCAGCAGCGCACCTGGGCGTTCTTCTCATCAGGCTGTGGCCTCTCCGCCGCCGACTGGGATGGCGACGGAGACCAGGATCTCTACCAAAGCGCCTGCGACGAAGACAACTCGCTGGACCGCTTCCTGCGCAACCAGGGGTTTGGGACCTTCCAGGTGGCGGGCGATGTAATCCCTGCCACGAACGGCCGTCTGGCCGTCGGCGCGGTATTTCTGGACTACGATCGTGACGGCGATCTGGACGTGTTCGCAGCCAATGCCATGGCCGAGCCTCCGGGCGAGCTGAGCACGGCGAGTGACGTCTTGTACCGGAACGATGGCAACGGGCAGTTCAGTTCCGTGCTTTCGGCCGGCGTTGCCGGCGGCACAGCAGACCAGGCCTGGGGCCTTGCCGCCGCCGACTTCGACAACGACGGTTGGGTGGATCTATTGGTGACCAACCGCGATGCCGGGGACCTTTCAGGTCCTTCTGTACACCTCTTGCGCAATGTGGAGGGAACGTTTGTGGACGCCACGGTCGGCTTGCCGGTCGGCGCGCCCTCGCTGAATAGCGTGCCGGTCGTCGGCGACCTGAACGGGGACGGCTGGGTGGACGTGTATCTCGCTTCCGGCGATGGGGACCGCCTGTTTCACAACGACGGGGGCTCCAACAACTGGGTGCGAGTACGGCTGCGCGGATTTACTGCCGATGGACTCCCGAACCAGGGCATTGGCGCATTGGTCACCACGTGGACCGATGGCTCGGCTCAGGCCGGACAGGTCGCTGCAGGAACTGCGCACGCCAGCCAGCATGACGGGCTGGTGGTGCATTTCGGGCTCGGCGCTGCGGCGGCGCCGGATTCGGTGATCGTGCGATGGACTTCGGGGCGCACCGACCGCTACTACTCGGTTCCTGGCGGTCGTGAGGTAGTCCTGGCAGAGGGTGGCTCGATGGGCTTTTCCCCGGGCACGTTCGCGCTCCGCGCGCCGGCAGATGAGCGGCGGATCGAGCTCTCCGAAGGCGATATCCAGTTCTCATGGGATCCGTTGGTCGAGCCCTCCGGCCAATCGGTCACGTATAACCTGTCCATTGCCGGCCCGGGCGTGGACACCCTCATCACCGGGCTGACGGGCACGGCCCACTCCGTGGACCCCTCGTTTCTGTTCCAGCAGCAGACCTACTTCTGGACGGTGACCGCCGAGACGCCCTTTGCGGTGCGCACGGCGACCGAGCGCCGATCCCTGGAGTTCGGAGGTACGTCGGTGGCCGCCCCGCTGAAGCTCAACATGCCGGTCCGCCCACTCCTCTCCGGGCAGCTGGCGCTTGCGGACTATGACGCGGACGGCGATCTGGACCTCGCGATTTCGGGTCGTACTGGCCAGGTGGGCGAAACGCTGATCTATGAGTCGGTCGACAGCTTGTTTGCTGTCGGCGACGTAGACCAGCCGTTCAAATTCCTCAAGCGCATCGACGCCATCCTCCGGGATGTCAGCGAGAGCCACGTTTCCTGGGTGGACTATGACGTGGACGGGGATCTGGACCTCTTCCTGGCCGGATTCTTCCAGGACGTCGACGGCAACCAGGAACTGGTTTCCGAGATCTACGACAACGCGGCAGACATCGTCACACAGAACCGCTTCATTTCCGGAGACTTTCCGGATGTGCAGTTGGGCGATGGCGACTGGGCCGACTTTGACGGCGACGGTGACCCGGATCTCCTGCTGGCCGGCGCGACCAGTCTCGGGGCGCCGTGGTCCTCCATTGCGGCCGTCGTGCGCAACAACTTCCCCAACGGGTTCGAGATCGCGACGGATGCCTTCACGGGTGTTCGCATGGCCGATGTGGCCTGGGTGGACCTCGACTCGGACGGCGACCCGGATGCGGTGGTCTCCGGCCAGACTGACGATGGTGAGGTAGGCGTCTGGGCCTATCGTAATGACGGCGGTGCCTTCACGGAGATTGATCTGGGTCTCCCGGGGCTGCTCTTCGGATCCATGGACTGGGGCGACTACGACGGCGATGGGGATC
Protein-coding sequences here:
- a CDS encoding DUF4399 domain-containing protein, with the translated sequence MARYLPLLLLVAACTSDQPQAEPEAAEPSARVFFASPADGAELESPISVEMAAEGIDVVPAGTFTENSGHFHILVNEPFLAPGSVIPADSTHIHYGDGSSSTTLDLPPGEHVLRLQLADGAHIALEGMEDEITITVR
- a CDS encoding ABC transporter ATP-binding protein, translating into MKQVELSATGLAKRFGARIVFRDISLSVAGGQALAITGHNGSGKSTLVRILAGVLRPTRGEVTLSVGGASVNPSDRPFRCGLAAPYVNLYDHFSAAENLRFIARARELEGAEERIARGLEMVGLAGREDDLLRSYSSGMRQRARLAAAVLHDPEVLLLDEPGSNLDDAGRGVVRRLIRESLDAGRVVLVATNDAAEADLCGSRVTVG
- a CDS encoding ComF family protein: MNALLFPDRCLGCGERPDLTPWLCSGCRLSLPVADPLAVAGRADLFEPGLVGVQAAWYTEPDSPVRRLVHGVKYRFNPDLASWLGEESVRETIRPAADLIVPLPLHRVRLRERGFNQAALIGTGVSRALALPMRDVLTRTRPSGSQTRKSAAGRRDLEAGTFRARESVEGCRVLLVDDVLTTGSTLRTAAAALVAAGACEVRGLVVAASRRPGCP
- a CDS encoding DUF3524 domain-containing protein, which codes for MKILALEPWYGGSHKNFLDHLVRHSSHEFQTVTMAARFWKWRMHGGAVTMARKAGLLYDGAEKPDLIFASSMVNVPAFMALARARFGEVPVLLYMHENQLTYPLPEGQDRDHTYGYINYLSCLAADRIVFNSQYHYDEFMEALPVLLRMFPDYTHLHTVQQIREKCSVLHLGMDLEGHDQYQSAYSAHPWGPGMRPPIVLWNQRWEHDKNPEAFFRLMNRLDDAGHTFRLILAGERFNEQPVEFERAFERYAERILHYGYAEDFDEYSKLLHRADLVVSTAIHEFFGISIMEAIYCGCHPLLPNKLSYPELIPESLHSPLLHAPVLYNDEEELFAIMSRILKGEERPLPVSTLRRVPEHLEWSRHVKRYDELFGSVVQEAVA
- a CDS encoding VCBS repeat-containing protein, producing MTRLLALVALLLPVWSALGQSFTEQTFLLDTRVSLVARTVQGGSIVDYNGDGLMDVYREGLLQTQRPWGRFENLVGPSGISDLAIRTEGGIWADYNLDGHTDLLLINAAGSPSLYRNLGRWFFARTDRFKGLDEIGAYRGAVWMSADNDGEPDLAFTGERSTRVMLNNLAAPFQQRTWAFFSSGCGLSAADWDGDGDQDLYQSACDEDNSLDRFLRNQGFGTFQVAGDVIPATNGRLAVGAVFLDYDRDGDLDVFAANAMAEPPGELSTASDVLYRNDGNGQFSSVLSAGVAGGTADQAWGLAAADFDNDGWVDLLVTNRDAGDLSGPSVHLLRNVEGTFVDATVGLPVGAPSLNSVPVVGDLNGDGWVDVYLASGDGDRLFHNDGGSNNWVRVRLRGFTADGLPNQGIGALVTTWTDGSAQAGQVAAGTAHASQHDGLVVHFGLGAAAAPDSVIVRWTSGRTDRYYSVPGGREVVLAEGGSMGFSPGTFALRAPADERRIELSEGDIQFSWDPLVEPSGQSVTYNLSIAGPGVDTLITGLTGTAHSVDPSFLFQQQTYFWTVTAETPFAVRTATERRSLEFGGTSVAAPLKLNMPVRPLLSGQLALADYDADGDLDLAISGRTGQVGETLIYESVDSLFAVGDVDQPFKFLKRIDAILRDVSESHVSWVDYDVDGDLDLFLAGFFQDVDGNQELVSEIYDNAADIVTQNRFISGDFPDVQLGDGDWADFDGDGDPDLLLAGATSLGAPWSSIAAVVRNNFPNGFEIATDAFTGVRMADVAWVDLDSDGDPDAVVSGQTDDGEVGVWAYRNDGGAFTEIDLGLPGLLFGSMDWGDYDGDGDPDLVINGGELSPDLYRGRTLVYRNDGGTMTSIGAERDLGQIAFGSSRWLDYDLDGDLDILLSGAENPFGERFALVYRNENNLRFAEEFRLSGLLFSEIAAGDYNGDGDVDLMVVGEDQNGAAALIFFINLVVPESIPPGLIVR